A genomic window from Sandaracinaceae bacterium includes:
- a CDS encoding EscU/YscU/HrcU family type III secretion system export apparatus switch protein produces MADVDKDSKTEEATPKKLEQLREQGQVAKSADVAGAATVVSTVAILAVMGGGFADAVTRFTERIFRLRDVHRPFEALETLGQIGVEIVGPIAGAAAVAAIVATVVQTKGLFALASLQPKPERMNPLEGLKKVLPGPQMLVELGKSLLKVGLVGILVWRVIDDGLPRFVVLPMAETEAGAAEVGAIAAKLVLWGVAALTVLAALDYVITWRRFAKQNRMAKHEVKEEHKQSEGDPHIKGKRRQKQRELANQRSVQAVEDATCLVTNPTHIAVAIRYEPDQGDAAPIMLGSGVEEVALRMRAEARKKGIPIVENKPLARALRATGKPGRPIPVELYEIAAKVIAHVMGIRGGR; encoded by the coding sequence ATGGCCGACGTCGACAAAGACAGCAAGACAGAGGAAGCGACCCCAAAAAAGCTCGAGCAGCTGCGCGAGCAAGGGCAGGTCGCCAAGAGCGCCGACGTCGCGGGCGCGGCCACCGTCGTCTCCACCGTCGCCATCCTCGCGGTGATGGGAGGCGGCTTCGCCGACGCCGTCACGCGCTTCACCGAGCGCATCTTCCGCCTGCGCGACGTGCACCGCCCCTTCGAGGCGCTCGAGACGCTCGGGCAGATCGGGGTCGAGATCGTCGGCCCCATCGCGGGCGCGGCCGCGGTGGCCGCCATCGTCGCGACGGTGGTGCAGACCAAGGGCCTGTTCGCGCTCGCCTCGCTCCAGCCGAAGCCCGAGCGCATGAACCCGCTCGAGGGCCTCAAGAAGGTCCTGCCCGGCCCGCAGATGCTGGTCGAGCTCGGCAAGAGCCTGCTCAAGGTCGGCCTCGTCGGCATCCTCGTCTGGCGCGTCATCGACGACGGGCTGCCGCGCTTCGTCGTGCTGCCCATGGCCGAGACCGAGGCGGGCGCGGCCGAGGTCGGCGCCATCGCGGCCAAGCTGGTCCTCTGGGGCGTCGCCGCCCTGACCGTGCTCGCCGCGCTCGACTACGTCATCACCTGGCGCCGTTTCGCCAAGCAGAACCGCATGGCGAAGCACGAGGTGAAGGAAGAGCACAAGCAGAGCGAGGGCGACCCACACATCAAGGGCAAGCGCCGCCAGAAGCAGCGCGAGCTCGCGAACCAGCGCTCGGTGCAGGCGGTCGAGGACGCCACCTGCCTGGTCACCAACCCGACGCACATCGCGGTCGCCATCCGCTACGAGCCCGACCAGGGCGACGCGGCGCCGATCATGCTCGGCTCCGGGGTCGAGGAGGTCGCGCTCCGCATGCGCGCCGAGGCCCGCAAGAAGGGCATCCCGATCGTCGAGAACAAGCCCCTCGCCCGCGCGCTCCGCGCCACCGGCAAGCCCGGCCGCCCCATCCCGGTCGAGCTCTACGAGATCGCGGCCAAGGTCATCGCCCACGTCATGGGCATCCGAGGTGGGAGATGA